One window from the genome of Cryptomeria japonica chromosome 6, Sugi_1.0, whole genome shotgun sequence encodes:
- the LOC131876761 gene encoding uncharacterized protein LOC131876761: MVSLCLESRESVLFSNVYAPIEFQGKVLVWNNVHLVRNLFPYLPWIIAGDFNAILDLTEKQGGNARLEPSSLLFRDNVSELNLVDIKPSNGQFTWNNRRMGDRCIAERLDRFMVSCFWVGGLWSSSSEILDWRGLDHWPIKLVISSARSPQMPPFKFQLMWLRDPDLYGCVAEWWKEGRPAFGIAMYIFAKLLQFVKYQLKRWNRQCFGNIYQAKTKAQAELNDITRLIREDGVSEYLLREEARALKTLEEWELREEIFWKQKAQIEWLQEGDRNTAFFFNSVKARHHGNSLSSLVTDRGEVLSSAQDISNEAVQFFASLFREES; encoded by the coding sequence ATGGTCTCTCTGTGCCTTGAATCGAGAGAATCAGTCCTTTTCTCCAATGTCTATGCTCCTATTGAGTTCCAAGGTAAAGTTCTTGTTTGGAATAATGTTCATTTGGTTCGTAACTTATTTCCTTACTTGCCATGGATTATTGCGGGAGACTTTAATGCTATTCTTGATTTAACTGAAAAACAGGGGGGTAATGCAAGACTTGAACCCTCTTCTCTCTTGTTTCGGGATAATGTCTCGGAACTTAATCTTGTGGATATCAAGCCTAGCAATGGTcaattcacttggaacaatagaagaatgGGGGATAGGTGCATTGCTGAACGTCTAGATCGCTTCATGGTATCCTGTTTTTGGGTGGGTGGATTGTGGTCTTCCAGCTCAGAGATATTAGATTGGAGAGGATTAGATCATTGGCCCATAAAACTTGTCATTTCTTCTGCCCGGTCGCCTCAGATGCCACCTTTCAAGTTCCAGCTCATGTGGCTCCGAGACCCAGACCTATATGGATGTGTTGCTGAGTGGTGGAAGGAGGGTAGGCCTGCTTTTGGTATAGCAATGTATATTTTTGCTAAGCTCCTCCAATTTGTTAAGTATCAGCTCAAACGGTGGAACCGGCAATGCTTCGGAAACATTTACCAGGCGAAAACAAAGGCTCAAGCGGAATTGAATGATATTACCAGATTGATCAGGGAGGATGGGGTGTCTGAGTATTTGTTGCGGGAGGAAGCCAGGGCTTTAAAAACTTTGGAGGAATGGGAGCTGAGAGAggaaatcttttggaaacaaaaagcTCAGATTGAGTGGCTTCAAGAGGGTGATAGGaatactgctttcttcttcaattcagtgaaGGCCAGACATCATGGTAATTCTCTTTCATCATTGGTGACTGACAGAGGGGAGGTCCTATCTTCTGCCCAGGATATCTCAAATGAAGCTgttcagttttttgcctctttATTTAGGGAGGAATCATAG